The sequence CCTACGAGATGCTGGGCAGCGCCACGGACGCCGAGGACGTGTTGCAGGAGAGCTACCTGCGCTGGAGCCAGGTCGATCCCGCCACGGTCGAGCATCCACGCCCCTATCTGGTGCGCCTGGTGACCCGGCAGGGTCTCAACCACCTGCGTGCGGTCAGGGCGCGGCGAGAGGAGTACGTCGGAACCTGGCTGCCCGAGCCGATCCGCACCGCACCCGAAGTGAGCGACGACGCGACGCTGGCCGAGTCGGTGTCGATGGCCGTGCTGCTCGTCCTGGAGACGCTGAACCCCACCGAGCGCGCGGTGTTCGTCCTGCACGAGGTGTTCGGCTACGCCCACGGCGAGATCGCCGCCGCGATCGGCAAGACGGAGGTGGCCGTCCGGCAGACGGCCCATCGCGCACGCCGTCATGTCCTCGCCCGGCGCCGCCGTTTCGAACCCGACTCCGGGGCGACGCGCGAGATCATCCAGCGATTCCTGCGCGCGGCGGCGACCGGTGACATCCAGGCGCTGATGGACCTGCTGGCGCCCGAAGTGGTGTCGATCTCCGACGGCGGTGGGAAGGTCGCCGCCGCCCGCCACCCGATCACCGGTCGCGCCGACGTCACCCGCTTCGCCCTCGGCGTGGCACGCACCGGCGCCGCGAGCGTCCCCGTCGAGCACGCCACCTACAACGGCATGCCCGCGGCACGCTTCCTCATCGGCGGTGAACTCGACTGGCTGCTCGCCTTCGAGATCCACGAGGGACGGATCACCGGGCTCTACGGGATTCGCAACCCCGACAAACTCCGCAGTGCCGACACAGTGCTTCGGCTCGACAGAAAGGGACCGTGACCGTGGAGACCGTGACCGTTGAGCGGCTCATCGACGCCCCGATCGACGACGTGTTCGCCTGGCTCACCGCGACCACCAACTACACCGGTTCGCCCCTGGTGCTGCGCTGCGCCCTGACCCGGCAGGGCCAGGGCGCGCCCTACGGCGTCGGCGCGGTGCGCAGTCACCTGTGGGCGATCGGCTGGTTCCGGGAGCGCATCACCCACTACGACGCGCCGTATTGCACCGAGTACGTCGTCGATCGCAGCCTGCCGCCGTCCAGGCACGAACTCGGCCGGATGACGTTCACCGAGGAGGCCGGCGGCACCCGGGTGTGCTGGACCACCCGCGCCGAGGTCAGCGTCCCCTTGTTCGGACCGTTCCTCACCAGGCGCCTCATGCGGCCCATCATCGCCGGTACCTTCGGCAACATCCTGGACGCGGCCGACACCGCGTTGACCCGGACCTCGAGCCGGCGGTGACCCCCTGTTCCACCGCCCGGTGACCGGCACGCGGTCCTACGCCGTCTTGGGCTCGGCCGGTACGCAGAGCCATGCGAGGCCGGCGGCGGTCAGGTAGGCGAGCGCGCCGATGGCCATGCTGGTGCGCAGCCCGGCGCCGTAGCTGCCCGCCGTGGCGAGCAGGCTGCCGCCGAGTGCCACACCGGTGGCACTGCCGATCTGGCGCGTCGTGTTGAACAGGGCGGAGGCGGTCCCTGAGAACGCCGCGGGGGCCGCACCCATCATGGTGGCGGTCGAACCGGTGAGGGCGAAGGAGGTACCGAACCCCGCGGCCATCATCGGAGCGACCAGCAGCGCGTAGGCGGGTTCGGGTCCCGCGGCCGCCCAGCCG is a genomic window of Streptomyces griseochromogenes containing:
- a CDS encoding SRPBCC family protein; this translates as METVTVERLIDAPIDDVFAWLTATTNYTGSPLVLRCALTRQGQGAPYGVGAVRSHLWAIGWFRERITHYDAPYCTEYVVDRSLPPSRHELGRMTFTEEAGGTRVCWTTRAEVSVPLFGPFLTRRLMRPIIAGTFGNILDAADTALTRTSSRR
- a CDS encoding RNA polymerase sigma-70 factor; its protein translation is MPEDAFTEHRPLLFTIAYEMLGSATDAEDVLQESYLRWSQVDPATVEHPRPYLVRLVTRQGLNHLRAVRARREEYVGTWLPEPIRTAPEVSDDATLAESVSMAVLLVLETLNPTERAVFVLHEVFGYAHGEIAAAIGKTEVAVRQTAHRARRHVLARRRRFEPDSGATREIIQRFLRAAATGDIQALMDLLAPEVVSISDGGGKVAAARHPITGRADVTRFALGVARTGAASVPVEHATYNGMPAARFLIGGELDWLLAFEIHEGRITGLYGIRNPDKLRSADTVLRLDRKGP